One Malus sylvestris chromosome 14, drMalSylv7.2, whole genome shotgun sequence DNA segment encodes these proteins:
- the LOC126600675 gene encoding xylan glycosyltransferase MUCI21-like, which yields MARYQRHQHNQWRKVEKPCAAAEEDEESQTTTFLMEFANSGYYYKRTSPKLLYLLFISFLSCSFILAPHLFSSTTTFSLLYSTPVEDMDVNVPLCSSISNGTICCDRSNIRSDICVMKGDVRTQSASSTIFLYRSTEGSSFQNRVSDVVEENEEDETGELEHEKVKPYTRKWETSVMDTIDELQLIAKKDTLGMHHRCDVQHDVPAVFFSTGGYTGNVYHEFNDGIMPLFITSQRFNKKVVFVILDYHNWWVTKYGDIVSQLSDYPPIDFSGDTRTHCFPEVTVGLRIHDELTVDSSLMEGNVSIVDFRNLLDRAYWPRIKSLIEDEEREAQEKLSASLASKSSFEPESAVQEDQFKKPKLVIISRNGSRAITNENLMVRMAAQIGFEVNVLRPDRTTELAKIYRALNASDVMIGVHGAAMTHFMFMKPGSVFIQVVPLGTEWAAKEYYGEPARKLGLKYIGYQILTRESSLYAKYDKDDPVLRDPESVNKMGWEYTKKIYLDGQTVRLDLGRFRKRLVRAYGYIFHRLNYHPHLQSR from the exons ATGGCGCGGTATCAGCGGCACCAGCACAACCAGTGGAGAAAAGTTGAAAAGCCTTGTGCAGCCgcagaggaagatgaagaatcACAGACCACCACCTTTCTAATGGAGTTTGCAAACTCTGGTTACTATTACAAGAGAACAAGTCCCAAGCTTCTCTATCTCCTCTTCATCTCTTTCCTCTCTTGCAGCTTCATCTTAGCCCCTCATCTTTTCAGCTCCACCaccactttctctctccttt ATTCAACACCTGTGGAAGATATGGATGTAAATGTTCCCTTGTGTTCTTCAATCTCTAACG GAACTATATGTTGCGATCGAAGCAATATTCGTTCAGATATTTGTGTAATGAAGGGGGATGTAAGAACACAGTCTGCTTCCTCCACTATCTTCCTCTACCGATCTACAGAAGGAAGTAGCTTCCAAAATCGTGTTTCTGATGTTGTtgaggaaaatgaagaagatgaaacagGGGAACTAGAGCATGAAAAGGTCAAACCGTATACACGGAAATGGGAAACAAGTGTCATGGACACCATTGATGAATTACAGCTCATTGCGAAGAAAGACACTCTAGGCATGCACCACCGGTGTGATGTGCAGCACGATGTTCCGGCAGTGTTTTTCTCAACCGGGGGATATACCGGTAATGTCTATCATGAATTTAATGATGGGATTATGCCATTGTTCATTACTTCCCAGCGTTTCAACAAGAAGGTTGTGTTTGTCATTCTCGATTACCATAATTGGTGGGTGACGAAATATGGTGACATTGTTTCTCAACTATCAGATTATCCGCCTATAGACTTTAGTGGAGATACAAGAACTCATTGCTTCCCAGAGGTCACAGTTGGTTTGAGGATTCACGACGAGCTCACTGTGGATTCTTCACTGATGGAGGGAAATGTGAGCATTGTTGACTTTCGAAATCTTCTAGACCGAGCCTACTGGCCTCGAATTAAAAGTCTTATTGAAGACGAGGAACGGGAAGCACAGGAAAAGCTTTCTGCATCTTTGGCATCTAAAAGCTCTTTCGAACCTGAGAGTGCAGTGCAAGAAGATCAGTTCAAGAAGCCTAAACTGGTCATCATATCTCGAAATGGATCAAGAGCGATAACAAATGAGAATTTAATGGTGAGAATGGCCGCGCAAATTGGGTTTGAAGTTAACGTTTTGAGACCTGACCGCACGACAGAGTTAGCAAAGATTTATCGGGCCCTTAATGCGAGTGATGTGATGATTGGGGTTCATGGTGCTGCCATGACACACTTTATGTTCATGAAGCCTGGGTCTGTGTTTATCCAAGTTGTTCCCCTTGGCACTGAGTGGGCAGCGAAGGAGTATTATGGGGAACCTGCAAGGAAGCTCGGCTTAAAATACATCGGCTACCAAATTCTAACTCGGGAGAGCTCGTTATACGCCAAATATGATAAGGATGATCCTGTTCTTAGGGATCCAGAGAGTGTAAACAAAATGGGATGGGAATACACAAAGAAAATCTATCTTGATGGCCAAACTGTGAGATTAGACCTCGGAAGATTTCGAAAGCGATTGGTTCGTGCTTACGGCTACATCTTCCACAGGTTGAACTATCACCCCCATCTTCAATCACGGTAG